From the genome of Phycicoccus duodecadis:
AACGGGCTGATGACCGCCACGACGCCCAGGCTCTGCCGGATCGAGTACACATCCACCTTGGTCGAGGCGTTCTCGGTGAAGCCGCCCTTCATCAGGTGCGGTATGCCGCAGGCGAACTCGGCGACCTCGAGGCCGCGAGTCACCTCGCCGAGGGCGTCGGACAGCACCTTGCCGTGCTCGGCGGTGATGAGGGCGGCGATGTCCTCCTTGCGCTCGTTGAGCAGCTCGCGGAACCGGAAGAGCACCTGGGTGCGCTTGGCCAGCGAGATGCTGCCCCACCCCGAGGCCCAGGCCTCGTGGGCGTGGGTGACGACCTCGTCCACGAGGGCGGCCGAGGCGAGGTCGAGCTCGCCGGTCTGCTCACCCGTGGCGGGGTTGAACACCGGGCTGGTGCGCTCGGCGGTGCCCTCCCAGGGAACGCCGTTGAGCAGGTGGGTGATGCGGGTGGGGGTGGTGGTCACGGGTATCAGATCCTTGTCGGGGAGGTGTCGACCCAGTCTCACAGATGACGCCCCGCGACCGCCAATTGTCAGGACAATCGATCATCCGCACTCGTAGTAGTTCGTCGCCCTACACTGCACGAGTGAACGTCATCCCCGTCACCATCGACCGCGCGAGCCCGGTCCCGCTCTACCACCAGCTCGCCGAGCAGCTGACGGCCTCGATCGAGGACGGCCGGCTCCAGCCGGGGGACGCGTTCGAGAACGAGCTCGCCCTCGCGCAACGCCTGGACCTGTCGCGCCCGACGGTCCGCCGTGCCATCGCCGAGCTCGTGAGCCGGGGGCTCCTCGTGCGGCGACGCGGCGTGGGCACCACGGTCGCGAGCCAGGTCATCCACCGTCGCGACGAGCTCACCAGCCTCTACGACGACATGGTGCGGCGTGGCCATCAGCCGACCACCCAGGTGCTGTCGTTCAGCACGGTGGCGGTCGACCCCGTGGCGGCCGAGGCCCTCGGGGTCGCGGCGAACACCCCGCTCGTCTCGGTGGAACGGCTGCGGACGGTCGGTGACACCCCGACGGCGCTCATGCACAACTGGCTGGCCCCCCGCTTCGCCGACCTGGATCCCGAGCAGCTCGTGGACACCAGCCTCTACGCGCTGCTGCGGGCCCGCGGGGCGCGCCCGGTCATCGCGCACCAGACCATCGGCGCGCGTCGCCCCGGCGCGCGGGAGCGGCGGCTGCTCGGCCTGGCGGCCGGTGACCCCCTCCTCACGATGACCCGGCGCGCGTACGCGGCCGACGGCACCGCCGTCGAGTTCGGCGACCACAGCTACCGCTACGACCAGTACGCCTTCGACGTCACGGTCCACGAAGGCTGACCGGGCCGCCACGCACCGCCCCGCGCGACCGCGACACTGCTAATGTCAGTACATTCATACTCGTGGCGTCGGATGTCATGAGCGAAAGGCCGACCATGTCCCGGAAGCCCCGCGGTGCCCTCGCCGCCCTCGCTCCGGTCGGCGTCACCACCCACCACGGAGGACCGCAGTGAACCCCTCGCCCCTGCGCACGATGACCGAGACCACTCCCACGGCCCTGTGGAACGACTCCTGCACGATGTCCGAGCTCGCCGCCGCGATCGGCTGGGGGGCCGTCGGCGCCACCTGCAACCCGGTCATCGCGCTGGCGGCCATCCGTTCGGACCTGCCGCGCTGGCTCGGCCGGATCGCCGAGATCGCCGCCGAGAAGCCGACCCTCAGCGAGTCGCAGATCGGCTGGCAGGTGGTCGAGGAGGTCTCCGTCGAGGCCGCGAAGCTGCTGGAGCCCGCCTTCGGCGAGCACGCCGGCCGCAACGGGCGGCTGTCGATGCAGACCGACCCCCGGCTGCACCGCGACGCCGGCGCCCTCGTCGAGCAGGCCGAGCACTTCGCCTCCCTGGCCCCGAACGTGATCGTCAAGATCCCCGCGACCAGCGTCGGCATCGAGGCGATCGAGGAGGCCACGGCGCGTGGCGTCAGCATCAACGTGACCGTCTCGTTCACCGTCTCGCAGGCCGTCGAGGCCGGCGCCGCCATCCAGCGCGGGCTCGACCGCCGCCGGGCCGAGGGCGGCGACACCGCGTCGATGGGGCCGGTCGTCACGATCATGGTCGGCCGCCTGGACGACTGGATGAAGACCGTCGTGGAGCGCGACGGCATCGACATCGAGCCCGAGCACCTCGAGTGGGCCGGGGTCGCGGCCTTCAAGAGGGCCTACGGGGTCTTCCGCGAGCGGGGCTACCAGGCGCGCCTCCTGGCCGCGGCCTACCGCAACCAGCTGCAGTGGACCGAGCTCGTCGGAGGCGACATCGTGCTCTCCCCCCCGTTCGCGTGGCAGGAGAGGTTCCAGGCCAGCGGGTACGAGCCGGTGGCGCGCATCGACGAGCCCGTCGACCCGGACGTCGTCGCGTCGCTGCAGACCATCCCGGACTTCGTGCGTGCCTACGAGGTCGGCGGGATGACCCCCCGCGAGTTCGACGACTTCGGGGCCACCCGCGTCACCCTGCGCCAGTTCCTCGAGGCCGACGAGGCCCTCGACCACATCGTGCGCGACGTCCTCGTCCCGGCCCCCTGACCCGTCGCGGCGCGCCCCGCCCGCGCCCGTACGCTTGTCCTTCGTGACCGTCGCACCCGACCCCGCTCCCGTCGAGACCGACCTGCCCGAGCAGCTGCGGATCCGTCGCGAGAAGCGCGAGCGCCTCCTGGCTGCCGGTGAGGCCTACCCGGTGTCGGTCCCGCGCACGCACTCCCTCGAGCAGGTGCGCGAGCACTGGGGCCACCTCGAGTCGGGCCAGGAGACCCAGGACGTCGTGGCCGTGGCCGGGCGCGTGGTGTTCGTGCGCACCACCGGCAAGCTCGCGTTCGCCACCCTCCAGGAGGGCGCGGGCATCCGGCTCCAGGTGATGCTCAGCCTGGCCGAGGTGGGCGACGAGGCGCTGGCCGCGTTCAAGGCCGACGTCGACCTCGGCGACCACGTGTGGGTCGAGGGTCGCGTCATCAGCTCCCGCCGCGGCGAGCTGTCGGTGATGGCCACCCGCTGGGGGATGGCGAGCAAGGCGCTGCGGCCGCTGCCGGTGCTGCACAAGGAGCTCTCGGAGGAGAGCCGGGTGCGCCAGCGCTACGCCGACCTGGTGGTGCGCCAGGAGGCCCGCGACATGGTGCGCACCAAGGCCGCCGCGCTGCGGGCGCTGCGCGGCGTGCTCGAGGGCCAGGGCTACCTCGAGGTCGAGACCCCCGTCGTGCAGCTGGTGCACGGGGGCGCGGCGGCCCGCCCGTTCCGCACCCACCTCAACGCCTTCGACCAGGAGATGGTGCTGCGCATCGCCCTGGAGCTGAACCTCAAGAAGGCCGTGGTCGGCGGCGTCGACCGGGTCTACGAGATGGGCCGGATCTTCCGCAACGAGGGTGTGGACGCCACGCACTCCCCGGAGTTCACGATGCTCGAGGCCTACCAGGCGTGGGGCGACCAGACCTCCATCGCCGGCCTCATGCACGACCTCTACCTCGGCGTGGCCGACGCCCTCGGCTCCCGGGTGGTGCAGACCCCGGCCGGCACCGTCGACCTCGGCGGCGAGTGGCGCTGGCTGCCCGTCTACCAGGGGGTCTCCGAGGTCGTCGGCGAGACGGTCACGATCGACACCCCGAAGGAGACCCTGCTCGGGTACGCCGCGGCCCACGGGGTCGAGGTCGACCCCGGCCTCGAGAAGGACAAGGTCTTCCTCGAGCTGCTCGGCGAGCTGGTCGAGCCCCGCCTGCTCCAGCCGACCTTCCTGTGCGACTACCCCGCCATCGCCCAGCCGCTCGCCCGCCCGCACCGCAGCGAGCCCGGCCTCATCGAGGCGTGGGACCTGATCATCGGCGGGGTCGAGCGGGGCACCGGGTTCAGCGAGCTCGTCGACCCGGTCGTGCAGCGCGAGGTCCTCACGGCGCAGTCGCTGCGGGCCGCCGGCGGC
Proteins encoded in this window:
- a CDS encoding lysine--tRNA ligase, translated to MTVAPDPAPVETDLPEQLRIRREKRERLLAAGEAYPVSVPRTHSLEQVREHWGHLESGQETQDVVAVAGRVVFVRTTGKLAFATLQEGAGIRLQVMLSLAEVGDEALAAFKADVDLGDHVWVEGRVISSRRGELSVMATRWGMASKALRPLPVLHKELSEESRVRQRYADLVVRQEARDMVRTKAAALRALRGVLEGQGYLEVETPVVQLVHGGAAARPFRTHLNAFDQEMVLRIALELNLKKAVVGGVDRVYEMGRIFRNEGVDATHSPEFTMLEAYQAWGDQTSIAGLMHDLYLGVADALGSRVVQTPAGTVDLGGEWRWLPVYQGVSEVVGETVTIDTPKETLLGYAAAHGVEVDPGLEKDKVFLELLGELVEPRLLQPTFLCDYPAIAQPLARPHRSEPGLIEAWDLIIGGVERGTGFSELVDPVVQREVLTAQSLRAAGGDPEAMQLDEDFLRALEYGAPPMGGLGLGVDRLVMFFTGASIRETILFPHLKPEA
- a CDS encoding transaldolase family protein; this encodes MNPSPLRTMTETTPTALWNDSCTMSELAAAIGWGAVGATCNPVIALAAIRSDLPRWLGRIAEIAAEKPTLSESQIGWQVVEEVSVEAAKLLEPAFGEHAGRNGRLSMQTDPRLHRDAGALVEQAEHFASLAPNVIVKIPATSVGIEAIEEATARGVSINVTVSFTVSQAVEAGAAIQRGLDRRRAEGGDTASMGPVVTIMVGRLDDWMKTVVERDGIDIEPEHLEWAGVAAFKRAYGVFRERGYQARLLAAAYRNQLQWTELVGGDIVLSPPFAWQERFQASGYEPVARIDEPVDPDVVASLQTIPDFVRAYEVGGMTPREFDDFGATRVTLRQFLEADEALDHIVRDVLVPAP
- a CDS encoding GntR family transcriptional regulator, whose translation is MNVIPVTIDRASPVPLYHQLAEQLTASIEDGRLQPGDAFENELALAQRLDLSRPTVRRAIAELVSRGLLVRRRGVGTTVASQVIHRRDELTSLYDDMVRRGHQPTTQVLSFSTVAVDPVAAEALGVAANTPLVSVERLRTVGDTPTALMHNWLAPRFADLDPEQLVDTSLYALLRARGARPVIAHQTIGARRPGARERRLLGLAAGDPLLTMTRRAYAADGTAVEFGDHSYRYDQYAFDVTVHEG